Below is a genomic region from Hippea sp. KM1.
AAGGACATACCTGGTGGCCAAAGCGCTCATCAGCGACAATCAAACGCTTATGCATAACATAATATCGTTTATGGATCATTACGGCGTTAAACCCATAATGGACAATATAACCAAGGACAACATCTCTGCGGGTAAGGCTGTCAGGATGGCGTTTGGGTTTGAAAAACCCTTGAAGGACAACAACAACTATGTTTTGTTCAGCGAGGATATGATAGGCAAATACTATGCAATAAGCTATCTGGGAAGCTGGGATTTTGATAAGGAGAAGTCTTTTCCTGATGGCTATTCTGTGTTTGTGTGTTTTGATTTTAAGGGTGGCATCTTTAGGTGCAACAAGGGCTTTATAGATACAAAAAAGGGGTTTGTTTCAAATAAACTGCCCATAAAGAGGCTTGTTTATGTTGTAAACGGCAATGTTCAGAGTATAAAGGAGATACACGATAAGGGCGTGAATGTGGAGATTTGTCTGACAAAACAGGACAACGGTCGTCTCACCTTTAGGTTTGCTCTTATCTGCGACGATAGGGTGTTTATGAGCAACTTTAACCGCATGTACATATTGGGTGATTACGATAAGGGGCTATTTGAGGAGGTTTACAATAGATTTCCGACGGTTAGGGTTTTTAGGGTTAAATAGGGCTTGTAAAAGTTCTGGCTTTTGTATATAAATTCACAACCACGCACATTCCCTGTAAAAAGGATCCCCTGCAAAGGGGTGAGGGGATGGTGGTAAAATCCTTTAGGAGGTTTGAGGTATGTCTTATGTTACGATGAAGGAGCTTTTAGAGGCCGGCGTCCATTTTGGTCATCAGACCAAGCGCTGGAATCCGAAGATGAAGCCGTTTATCTTCGCCGCAAGGAAGGATATCCACATCATCGACCTTCAAAAGACCATTGTCTATTTCGACAGGGCCTATGAGTTTTTGGAGGATTTGGCTGCTCAAGGCAAGACGGTTCTGTTTGTCTGCACCAAGAAGCAGGGCAAGGAGGAGATCAAAGAGGCGGCCCAATCCTGCGGTATGCCGTATGTTAACGAGAAGTGGCTCGGTGGTCTGCTTACCAACTTTGCCACGATTCAAAAGAGCATAGAGAAGCTGCAGAGATTGGAGGAGATGGAGGAAAGCGGAGAGATAGAGGCATACACCAAAAAGGAGCAGAAGATCTTAAGAAAAAGGAAGGAGAAGCTTCAGAAATACTTAGAGGGTATAAGGCAGATGGCCAACCTGCCCGATGCATTGCTCATCATCGATGTTAAGAGGGAGGAGTTGGCCGTTAAGGAGGCCAACAAGTTAGGTATACCCATTGTTGCTTTGGTGGATACAAACTGCGATCCAGACCCGATTGACTATGTGATTCCCGGAAACGATGATGCTATAAGGTCTATAAAGCTTGTTGCAAGCAGGCTTGCTGAGGCCATCAAGAACGGACAGGCGAGGTATGAGAAGGAGCTTGAACTGAAACAGGAAGAGGAGGCCTTTGAGGAAGGCAGGGAAGAGAAATTACAGGCAGAAGAGGAGGAAGAGGAGTAATGGCTAACATAACAGCTGCGATGGTTAAGGAGTTAAGGGAGAGAACGGGTGCGGGCATGATGGCCTGCAAGAAGGCGCTTCAGGAGACAGACGGCGATATAGAGAAGGCTATAGATAAGCTCAGAGAGATGGGTCTGGCCCAGGCGGCAAAGAAGGCAGGAAGAGAGGCCAATGAGGGTAAGGTTGCAAGCTATATACACGCAGGCGGAAAGATAGGCGTTCTGGTTGAGGTTAACTGCGAGACCGATTTTGTTGCCAATACGGACGATTTCAACAGGTTGTGCAAGGATATAGCCATGCATATAGCCGCTGCTGCCCCTGAGTATGTAAAAAGGGAGGATGTGCCTGAGGATGTTATCAACAAAGAGAAGGAGATCATGAAGGAGCAGCTGAGGCAGGAGGGCAAACCTGAGAATATTTTGGATAAGATCGTTGAGGGTAAGATAGAGAAGTTCTATGAGCAGGTGTGTCTGCTTGAGCAGCCCTTCATCAAGGATGACAGCATGAAGATTAAAGACCTTGTGCAGAATGCTATAGCCAAGATGGGTGAGAATATAGTCGTAAGAAGGTTTGCACGCTTTAAGATAGGTGAGTAAGCAATGGAAAAGCCTGTTTTTAAAAGAATACTGTTGAAGCTAAGCGGGGAGGCCCTTATGGGCTCCCTTTCCTATGGAATCTGCGAGGACACCATAAAGGAGATAGCCAGGCAGATAAAGGAAGTAAAGGAGTTGGGTGTTGATGTGTGCACCGTTATAGGCGGTGGCAATATTTTCAGAGGCGTTAAAGGTGCAGCCATGGGCATGGATAGGGCCAGCGCCGATTATATGGGCATGCTGGCGACCGTTATCAACGGATTGGCGCTTCAGGATGCTTTGGAGAAAATGGGTGTTCAGACCCGTGTTGTAAGTGCCATAGAGATGAGGGAGATTGCAGAGCCTTACATAAGAAGGAGGGCCTTAAGACACCTTGAAAAGGGAAGGGTTATAATATTTGTGGCTGGCACGGGTAACCCCTATTTTACAACGGATACGGCTGCATCTTTAAGGGCTATGGAAATGGGTGCGGATGTCATATTGAAGGCAACCAAGGTGGACGGTGTTTACGATAAAGACCCCATGGTTTATGCCGATGCAAAAAGGATCAAGACCATCACATACATAGAGGTGCTGGATAGAAACCTAAGGGTTATGGATTCAACGGCTATTTCTATGTGCATGGAAAACCAGATGCCCATCATAGTGTTTAGCATCAAACAATACGGTGCCTTAAAGAGGATAGTGTTGGGTGAGAACTTGGGCACCCTGGTCAAATAGGGAGGTGATGTATGGAGGAGAGTTTAGATAAGGTTATAGGTCAGATGAAGGATGAGATGAAAAAGACCATTAGCTCGTATAAAAAGTATCTGACGACGGTTAAGACCGGAAGGGCGCATGTTGCCGTATTTGAGAATATAAAGGTGGAAAGCTATGGGCAGCAGATGCAACTGAAGCAGCTTGCGACTATATCAACGCCGGATGCCACAACCGTCGTTATACAGCCGTGGGATACATCGATTATAAAGGAGATCGAGAAGGCTATTTTGAAGGCCAATTTGGGATTCACGCCGCAGAATGATGGCAAAACGGTAAAGATAAGCATACCACCTATGACCGAAGAGGACAGGAAGAAGGTGGTAAAGCTTCTGAAGCAGGAGAGTGAGAATTACAAGGTTGCCCTAAGGAACGCAAGGAAGAAGGCGTTAAAGACCATAAAGGATATGGAGAAAGATAAGATTATATCGGAGGATGAATCCAAGAGGGCCGAAAAAGAGGTTAAGAAGATACTTGATGAGAACTCCAAGAAGCTCGATGAGTTGATGGGCAGCAAAGAGAAAGAGATACTCAATCTGTGATGGGGGAGAACTTTCCTTACCATGTTGCCATCATTATGGATGGCAACGGCAGGTGGGCAAAACAGCAGGGCAAGAATAGAACATACGGCCACTATATCGGTTCGAATGTGGTGGATAGGATAGTTGAGGCGGCCATAGATGAGGGTGTTAGGTATCTGACGCTGTATACATTTTCCACAGAGAACTGGAAACGACCAAAAAGCGAGATACGGTTTTTGATGGTTCTGCTTAAAAAGCAGCTTGTAAAAAAAAGGGATCTGTTTTTAAAGAAGAATGTAAGGTTTGGTGTTATAGGCGAGATAGACTCCTTTGATGAGCAGATAAGGGAGAATATAGAAGGATTGATAGAAGCAACGCAAAACAACACCGGTTTAAGGGTTAACCTTGCACTGAATTACGGCGGACGATACGAGATAGTAAGGGCTGCAAGACAAATAGCAGAAGAAGTCAAAAGGGGCGATATAGACCCGAATCAGATAGATGAGGGTCTGTTTGCCAGATACCTTTATGCGCACGACATACCCGATGTTGACCTGCTTATCAGGACCGGTGGGGAAAAGAGGGTAAGCAACTTTTTGTTGTGGCAGATCTCCTATGCCGAGTTTGTATTTGTCGATAAGTATTGGCCTGAGTTTACAAGGGATGACTTAAGGGCTGCTATTGAGGAATTCAAAAGGCGCAAAAGAAGATTTGGCGGGCTGTGATAAAGCGGATTGTTTCTGCTTCTATACTCATACCGTTAGTTGTCTATCTGGTATTAAAGGCCGATCTTTTTTATGTTAGATTGAGTCTGTTTGCCGTTGAGGTTTTGGCGTTTTTTGAATGGCTCTCTCTTGATGGTAAATCCTTTGGCCTGAAAAAGGGCGCCTATCTTTTGCTATCTGCCATCTTGAGCCTTGTTTTTTTGTTCTATAGCGGGTTTTTTGTATATGCCCTGTTTTCTGTTTTTGTTATCAGCATGGTTATAAGCTTTGGCTCTCTGAAGGAGGGCGAGGTATTTAACGATTATTTTTACTTCTCGGGCATCCTCTATGTGATGCTGTATTCGTTTGGTGAGAAACTCATGGGATTTGATAACGGCAGATGGCTTCTGCTTTTGCTGTTTGTCTCCATCTGGGCGGGCGATAGCGTTGCATACTTTTGTGGCAGAAGCCTTGGCAGGAATAAGCTTGCACCCACTATAAGCCCTAAAAAGACCGTGGAGGGTGCCCTCTGCGGTGTGGTAGGTGGTATTTTGGCTGGTCTTCTGTTTGGTTTTGCCTTCAGTGTTGACTTGTATGATGCCCTGCTTATATCCGTTGTATCGAATATAACGGGCATTCTTGGCGATTTGGCCGAATCGGTTGTAAAGCGATTTTTCTCAAGGAAGGATTCATCAAACCTGATACCGGGCCACGGTGGTATATTGGATAGGCTTGATAGCTTTGCCTTTGCCGCATTCTTTTCTTATCTGGTGATTCAATGCAAAACCTTGTTGTTTTAGGCTCAACGGGCTCCATAGGCCAGAATACGCTTGATATAATCAGAAACAGTTCAGGGTTTAGGGTTATAGGGCTTAGCTGTAACAGGAATGTTGAGCTTCTAAAAAGGCAGATTGATGAGTTTAGGCCCCTGTATGTTTGTGTCGGTGAGGGTGTTGATCTGGATGGGCTTAAGCTGCTCTATCCGGATATTCGCTTCTTAAGGGGTAAGGAGGGGCTTGTCGAACTTGCGGGTCTAAATGAGGCCGATGTGGTGGTTAATGCGCTTGTGGGTGTATCGGGCCTTCTTCCAAGCTATTCTGCGTTGAAGGCCAGAAAGAAGCTTGCTTTAGCCAATAAGGAGAGCCTGGTTGTTGCAGGGAGGGTATTGAGTAGGTTGGCCTTTGAGAATGGGATGGAGATTGTGCCGATAGATTCAGAGCATTCGGCCATCTATCAATGCTTGGAGGGCAGGGATAAAAAGAGCGTGTCTAAGATTATACTTACAGCAAGCGGCGGCCCGTTCTGGGATAGGGAGGGCTTTGATGGAATCAAGCCTGAGGATGCACTCTCCCATCCTAATTGGGATATGGGCAAGAAGATCACTATCGATTCGGCCACTATGATGAACAAGGGGTTTGAGATAATAGAGGCCAGATGGTTGTTCGATGTGTCGGCCGATAGGATAGATGTTGTTGTGCACAGGCAGAGCATAATCCATTCTGCCGTTGAGTTTATTGACGGCTCCATTATAGCCCAGATAGCAGACCACGATATGAGAATACCCATTGCCTATGCATTGACCAAGCCCAAAAGGCTTAACCTGCCGTTTAGGATGGATTTGGGCAGTGTAGGATCGTTGACATTTGAGAAGCCGGATTTTGAGAGGTTTAAAACGCTTAATTTTGCCTATGAGGCGTTGAAGGATGAGGATAAGAATTTGGGGATGGTGCTCAATGCAGCCGATGAGGTTGCCGTGGATGAGTTTTTGAGGGGCAACATCGCCTTTAAGGATATATTTGAGATTTTGGAGGTTTCGTTGTATAAATTTAGGGATAGATTGCCTGAGGATATATTTGAGATCGATAGGGAGTCGGAGAGGTTGAAGCAAGAGGTTTTAAGGTTGATTAGAAGTGATTTTGGAGGAAGTAAATGAGCTGGCTATGGGGCGTTGTTGGCCTTGTTTTGATGGTCATAATACACGAATTTGGCCACTTTATCGTGGCAAGGCTTTTGGGTGTAGGCGTTGAGAGGTTTTCTGTGGGCTTTGGGCCTATTCTGTTTAGGTTTAAGCCCAAACAGACTGAATATGCCTTCTCCTTGATTTTGCTTGGTGGTTATGTGAAGCTGAAGGGTGAGAGCTTAAGGGATGATGATGCCAATCAGCCCGATTCGTTTGTGGCTCAGCCCTTGTGGAAGAGGGTGTTGATAGTATTTGCCGGTCCGTTTTTTAATATAATTTCGGCTGTGGTTTTTATAGCCCTGGCATACAATATAGGCATAACAACGCTTGCGCCGTCTGTGGGAAAGGTGATGAAGGACTCACCGGCCCAGATAGCAGGCCTCAAAAAAGGTGATGTTATTGTCGCCATAAACGATAAGCCCGTTAAGACATGGAAACAGATGGCAAGGCTCATAAGGATGCATCCTGCTGAAACCATTAAGTTGACTGTAAAAAGGGACGGTAAGCTGATCAGTATTGAGGCAACGCCTAAGGCAGAAAGGGTTAAGGATACCTTTGGTAAGGAGGTTTTGCAGGGGAGGCTGGGTATTGCGCCTTTGGGCGATACGGTTAAGCTAAGATACGGCCCGATTGAGAGTATTCAGAAAGGGGTTGAGGAGACCATATACATGACAAAACTCATAATCGTCGGGCTGGTTAAGTTGATAGAGAGGGTTATACCGACCTCTGAGATTGGTGGCCCCATTATGATAGTGGATTTTGCTGGAAAGGCTGCGTCTGCAGGCCTTGGGGCGTTTCTGTGGTTTATTGCAATAATAAGCATAAACTTAGGCATCTTGAATCTTTTGCCCATACCTGTATTGGATGGTGGGCATTTGATGTTCTATGCCATCGAGGCCATAAGGGGTAAACCGGTCAGCGAGAAGGCGCAGGAGAACTTCCAGAAGATAGGTATAGCGCTGCTGCTGGCCTTGATGTTGTTCGCCTTTGCCAACGATTTTAAAAGATACGGCGTTGTGAAGTTTGTTAAGCACCAGATAGAGCAGAAGAAATGAGCTTGATAAAGAGAAAAAAGACCAAACAGATAGATGTGGGCGGTGTTAAGATAGGCGGTGGTGCGCCTGTTGTTGTTCAATCCATGACCAATACAGACACCCGTGATATAGAGGCCACGCTAAAACAGATAGAAAGGCTCTATATGAGGGGGTGTGAGGTTGTCAGGTGCGCCGTTGTCGATGAGGATGCGGCTGTGGCCTTAAAACAGATAAAACAGAAGAGTCCGATCCCTGTAATTGCCGACATACATTTCAACTATAGATTGGCGCTTATGGCTGTTGAAAGCGGTGTGGATGGTTTGAGGATAAATCCGGGCAATATAGGCTCCTTTGATAAGGTTAAGGAGATCTTGAGGGCTGCTGGAGAATACGGCATCCCCATAAGGGTCGGTGTAAACAGCGGTTCACTGGAGAAGGACCTTTTGGATAAATACAACGGACCTACGGATGATGCTTTGGTTGAAAGCGCCCATAGGTGGGTTAGAAGGATAGAGGATGCAGGCTTTGTCAATATGAAGGTTTCCATAAAATCATCAGATCCCCTATCGACGATTATCTGCAATGAAAAGATATCACAGCTTATAGACTATCCCCTGCATTTGGGCGTGACGGAGGCTGGAAGCTCAAGGGAGGGGATTGTTAAGTCAACCTCGGCTTTAGCTGTTTTACTCAGGCAGGGGATCGGTGATACAATAAGGATATCATTGACTGAACCGCCCGAGAATGAGATAGATGTTTGCTATGAGTTGTTGAATGCACTGCATTTAAGAAAGAAGCGCTCGATAGATTTTGTATCATGTCCCACATGCGGGAGGATCGAGATAGACCTGCTCTCCTTGGTGGATGAGTTAAAAAGGAGGCTATCTGATATAGACAAGCCCATAAAGGTTGCCGTTATGGGGTGTGTGGTTAATGCCCTTGGTGAGGCAAAGGAGGCGGACATAGCCATAGCCGGAGGAAGGCATTTTGGCCTGATTATAAAAGAGGGAAAGATTGTGAAAAAGGTTAAAGAGGATAGGCTTGTTGATGAGTTTGAGGCGTTTGTGAGGGAGTATGCGAAGGATAAATAGGTTTGTTTTGGTTGTCCTTGTCGTTTTTGGTTTCTATCAGTCGGCCTGTGCAGGTTTGAGTCAGAGGGTTGTCTATCACTACACGGCAGGGTATCTGGCGTTTTTTAAAGGCGATTTTAAGAATGCATCAAAACATATGTGGGCTGTATTTCCCCTTGTTAAGTCGAGGGATTTCTTCAACGAGCTTTCCGATGTGCTGATATACCGTGGCGATTATTACAAGGCCGCCAGGGTGTTAAGGAAGGCCATATCCATTTACAAAAACGACAAGGAGTTTTATTACAAGCTCTTCGATGTTTACACCATCTTAAGGGATAAGAAGAAGGCTGAGGAGTTGATGGCGGTCATACAGAAACGGTTTGAGAATCAGCCCAGAACATTAAAGGGTATGGCTTTTATGTATATAAAGAACGGCGAGTATGAAAAGGCCTATCCAAAGCTTAAGGAGTATTTGAAGCTAAAGCCCAACGATCCTGCGGCTTTGTATTATTTGGGTGAGGTTTGTTTGAAACTTAAGAAGATGGAGTGTGCAAGGGATGCCCTAAAGAAGGCCTATGGCCTTGCGCCCAATAATTTGAGGATAGCCTTTTCGCTGGCGAGTATTTATGAGAAGGAACATAACTATAAAGGGGCTGTTGGGATTTACGATAAGCTTCCCAAAACCCACTTCATCTGGTATTTCATGGGAAACGATTATTACCTGATGGGGGATTATAAAAAGTCGTTTGAGGGTTTTGAGAAGGCCTTTGGATTGTCAAAGAGGGTGGACTATTTAGAGAAGTTGATGTTTGTCGGCATCAGAGCCGGCATGTTTGACAGGGTTAGGGGTTATTGCGATGATTTTTCCGATCTGGTTCATGAGTCGGATAGATTGAAGCTGTTTTGCGGGATAGCCTATAGGGATAACTGCACCAGGGCCTTTGGGTATCTTGATAAGATAAATCCGAAGGTGGCGTTTTTTGATGAGGTTGTTTATGTTAAGATAGACTGTCTTGTTAAGCAAAAGGATTGGGATAAACTAAAGACGCTCATCGACTCATACGATAAGCTGGATTATTACCTGTATGCCTCATCTGCCCTGGTTCGACATAAGATGTGCAAAGAGGCTTTGGGGCTTTTGTCTGTTGCACTGGATAGGTTTAAAGATCAATCAAAAAGGGCGAAGCTTTACTTCTATCGGGGTGATATATATTACGATTGCCTAAAGAAGAGGGATAAGGCCATAGAGGATCTGAAGAGCTCTTTGAGACTAAACCCCAAGGATGCGAGGGTTTTGAACTATTTGGGGTATCTCTATATCGATGAGGATATTGATGCGGCCAGGGGGGTTAAACTGGTTGAGAAGGCCTTAGAGATAGATAAAGACAACCCGTATTACCTGGATAGCCTCGGATGGGGGTATTACAAGCTTGGTGAATACAAAAAAGCAGAGGAATTTCTAAAAAGGGCCATTGAGTTGTTTGGTCATGATAGGGAATCCTTGCTGATAAGCCTTAAGCATCTGGCCCGGGTTTACATAAAGCAGAAAGAGAAAGATAAAGCCGTTGAGACGCTCAAGAAAGCCAGGGATATATCGCCTAACGATAAGGAGGTAAACAAGCTATTGGAAGAATTAAGATAGCCGTTTTGGCCTCTGTTTTCTTTCTTTTAGGCGGTGAATGTCTGGGCGGTTTGGTGGCCTTGAAGGATAAAAGCGGCAAGGTGGTGTATACAAACATCACACGAGGCGTGTTCTTCAGAGCGGCGTTCAAAAGCGGCTATTCAAAGTCAAAGGTTTTGCAATTAATAGAGGATGCGGCTAAGCGTTACGGGGTTGACTCGGCCCTGGTTAAGGCCATAGCGAAGATTGAGTCTGATTACAACCCTATGGCCACATCAAGCAAGAGCGCAAAGGGTGTTATGCAGTTGATGGATAAGACAGCTAAGTTTTACGGTGTTGAGGATCCATACGATGTTGAACAGAACATCAAAGGAGGGGTTCTATTCCTTAAGCATTTGATAGAGAAATACCATGATGTCAGGCTTGTGGCAGCGGCCTATAACGCCGGTGAGACCGCGGTTGATAGGTATAAGGGCATACCGCCCTATGCAGAAACAAGGCGTTATGTGGAGAAGTTTTTAAGGGTCTATAAGGGTGGGTATAGGTTGGCTGTAAAACACAGATATACCCATAGAAGCTTTAGAAGGATCGTTTACAAGAACGGCGTTTTTACGAATCTAAAGGCTGGCTTATGGTAAGGCATCTGCCCAATATTCTGTCGATATTCAGGGTGTTTGATTTGATAATAGTGGTGCTTTTTCTTGAAAGGGGCTATCGCATCTGGGCGTTTGTGTTCTTTGTTATAGGTGTTTTAAGCGATGTCTTGGATGGGCATATTGCAAGGAAAAGCAAGGCCATTACGAAGATAGGAAAGATACTGGATCCCTTGGCCGATAAGGTGTTGGTTGTTGGCATATTGATTGCCTTGATAAGAATCATGGACATTCCGTACTGGATGGTGATAGTAATTGTTTTCAGGGAGTTTGCCGTTACCGGTTTAAGGGTTGTTGCTGCAAGCGAGAGCGTGGTTATATCGGCCAATGTGTGGGGCAAGCTTAAAACAACAAGCCAGTTTGTTGCACTGGGTTTGCTTATTCTGGGTTATAGAGAGATAGGCGTGTATATGCTGTTTTTGGCCGTTGTAATGACGCTTATATCCGGATATGTATATTACAGGGAGTATTTTAAGGATAGGGATGTCTTCGCTTAAGAAGTTTTTGTCTATGATAAAGTTTGAGCATACCATATTCGCCCTGCCCTTTGCCTATATAGGCATGGTTATGGGTTTTAAGAGTGGCTTTTCTTTTAAGGTGTTTCTGCTTGTTAGCATAGCCATGGCCTCTGCAAGGAGTGCGGCTATGGCTCTAAACCGCATTATAGACAGAAAATACGATGCTTTGAATGAGAGGACCAAAAATAGGGAGATTCCAGCCGGTAAGATAAAGCTATCGCAGGCCTATATCTTTACGGCCATATCCATTGTTATCTTTGAGGTTTCCACCTATTTCATAAACGATCTGGCCTTTAGGCTATCGCCTATTGCGCTGTTTTTTGTGATAACATACTCATACACGAAGCGCTTTAGCTTGTTGTGTCATCTCTATTTGGGTGCAACGGACGCCATAGCGCCCTTGGGTGGTTATGTTGCAGCAGCAGGGGAGCTAACAGAGCCTATCTGGTTCTTGGCTATATTCGTTATGTTCTGGATTGCCGGTTTCGATGTGCTGTATGCCCTGCAGGATGAGCGTTTCGATAGAGAGCACGGCCTTCATTCCATACCCGTGAGGTTCGGCACAAAAGGGGCCTTGTTTGCAGCGAAGCTCTTTCACGGCATAGGTTTTGTTTTTTTGATCCTTAGCATAGCTGAGTTTGGGTTGTCGTGGATTGCCTATGCAGGCGCAATTGTTGTGCTTGGTTTGCTTGTGGTTGAGCATCTGCTGGTTGACCCGAATGACCCAAAAAAGATAAACATTGCTTTTTTTAATATCAACAGCTATATTAGCTTAGTGTTGCTATTTGCTTTTGTTTTGGGGAGATATTGCTGTGGATAACAAAAGAAGGGACAGGCGCATAAAAAACAGGGTTGTCATATACTATAAAAAACTGAAAGAGGATGAGGTCGAATCTGTTAAGGAGGAGATTTACAACAGGATAGAGCCTGAGGATTCCTTCAGCTTCTTTGCCTCCCTATACAATATGGATTCCAGATTTGGCGACCTGAACAAGGCCTTTGTCTTGATTATGAAGGAGATGGACGCAAAGCTCAATTACATAATAGAGCTTCTAAGGGGTGATAATCCAGCTGATACATTTAAGGGCTTTGAGAGATCCGAAACATGCGATCTATCATCCTATGGCTTGTCGTTTAAATGCGGGGATTGTCTTGAGGGCGATGTGATATATGGAAGGGTGTTTCTGCCTATAGCCTCCCACTATGCCATAAAGCTTTTAGGCAGGATAGTTAGGGTTGGGGGTGATGGCTGTGTGGGTATGGATATTGAACACATTACAGCGGCCGATAGGGAGTTGATTATACACTATATGGTTTATTTTGAAAGAAAACTGGCAAAGAGCAAACTCAATGAACAGTGAATTCTGGATTTTGCAGGCCATATTTGACTTAGGCCTTGTGGGCTATATTCTTTTGAGTCGGTATTATGAGAAGAAGGAGAGGGAGGGGCTTTTAAGGCTGATTGAGAGCCTGAAGAATTTGGTGGAGAAGCAGAAGGAGTTGATAAATATAGCCAACTTGAGGATAACGGACCATCAGGATAGGCTCAATAGTATACTTGATGACATCAGGAAGAAGAATACGCTTTTGACCGAACTGCTCAGCACCATCAAGAACAAGACATACCAGGATGATGTCAAGCTTAGGGTTATAAGCCTAAAGCAAGAGGGTAAGAGTGTGGATGAGATAGCAAAACAGCTGAACATGAGCAAGGGTGAGGTGGAATTGATTATAAAACTCTATGAGGGGGTTGAATAGATGAAAAAGATTGAGGCGATCATTAAACCGTTTAAGCTGGATGCGGTTAAAGAGGGTTTAATGGAGCTTGGTATAAAGGGTTTGACCGTTAGTGAGGTTAAGGGATACGGCAGGCAAAAGGGGCATACCGAGATTTACCGTGGCGCTGAGTATGTGGTCGATTTCTTGCCCAAGGTGAAGATAGAGGTTGTGGTTGAGGATGAGATGGTTGACAGCGTTGTGGAGAAGATCATAGAAACGGCCAAAACGGGCAAGATCGGTGATGGAAAGATATTCATAATACCTATAGAGGACGCCATAAGGATAAGGACATCAGAAAGAGGCAAAGACGCCATTTAACCCTTGATGAGTGCGATTGATAAGCTTATCAGTCAAAGCCTTGATGAGAAGAAGGAGCTATTTGAGCAGCTTAAGCAACTCAACTCTATAAGAAGGAAAGTCAGATATATCGTCAAATCCCATACCGATTGGATCGATGGTAAGCTTGGTAGGGTTTTTGATGCTGTTTTTCCTAAGGATGAAATCTGCGTGGTGGCAGTTGGCGGCTATGGCAGGAGACAGCTAAACCCCCATTCCGATATAGATATAATGGTTGTACCTTCTAATATGACCGATGTGGATGAGGGCGTTAGGGGGGTGTATGATTTCCTTTATGGGGTCGATTATGACTGCAGCGTTGCTGTTAGGAGCATAGATGAGTGTGTTGAGTTTTCAAAAGACGATGATACGATAAAGACATCGCTTGCCGATAGCAGGTTCTTGTGGGGTAATCGTTCGATATATGAGAGATACCAGGATGTTTTAAA
It encodes:
- the ispG gene encoding flavodoxin-dependent (E)-4-hydroxy-3-methylbut-2-enyl-diphosphate synthase — translated: MSLIKRKKTKQIDVGGVKIGGGAPVVVQSMTNTDTRDIEATLKQIERLYMRGCEVVRCAVVDEDAAVALKQIKQKSPIPVIADIHFNYRLALMAVESGVDGLRINPGNIGSFDKVKEILRAAGEYGIPIRVGVNSGSLEKDLLDKYNGPTDDALVESAHRWVRRIEDAGFVNMKVSIKSSDPLSTIICNEKISQLIDYPLHLGVTEAGSSREGIVKSTSALAVLLRQGIGDTIRISLTEPPENEIDVCYELLNALHLRKKRSIDFVSCPTCGRIEIDLLSLVDELKRRLSDIDKPIKVAVMGCVVNALGEAKEADIAIAGGRHFGLIIKEGKIVKKVKEDRLVDEFEAFVREYAKDK
- a CDS encoding tetratricopeptide repeat protein, whose translation is MRRINRFVLVVLVVFGFYQSACAGLSQRVVYHYTAGYLAFFKGDFKNASKHMWAVFPLVKSRDFFNELSDVLIYRGDYYKAARVLRKAISIYKNDKEFYYKLFDVYTILRDKKKAEELMAVIQKRFENQPRTLKGMAFMYIKNGEYEKAYPKLKEYLKLKPNDPAALYYLGEVCLKLKKMECARDALKKAYGLAPNNLRIAFSLASIYEKEHNYKGAVGIYDKLPKTHFIWYFMGNDYYLMGDYKKSFEGFEKAFGLSKRVDYLEKLMFVGIRAGMFDRVRGYCDDFSDLVHESDRLKLFCGIAYRDNCTRAFGYLDKINPKVAFFDEVVYVKIDCLVKQKDWDKLKTLIDSYDKLDYYLYASSALVRHKMCKEALGLLSVALDRFKDQSKRAKLYFYRGDIYYDCLKKRDKAIEDLKSSLRLNPKDARVLNYLGYLYIDEDIDAARGVKLVEKALEIDKDNPYYLDSLGWGYYKLGEYKKAEEFLKRAIELFGHDRESLLISLKHLARVYIKQKEKDKAVETLKKARDISPNDKEVNKLLEELR
- a CDS encoding lytic transglycosylase domain-containing protein, whose protein sequence is MASVFFLLGGECLGGLVALKDKSGKVVYTNITRGVFFRAAFKSGYSKSKVLQLIEDAAKRYGVDSALVKAIAKIESDYNPMATSSKSAKGVMQLMDKTAKFYGVEDPYDVEQNIKGGVLFLKHLIEKYHDVRLVAAAYNAGETAVDRYKGIPPYAETRRYVEKFLRVYKGGYRLAVKHRYTHRSFRRIVYKNGVFTNLKAGLW
- the pgsA gene encoding CDP-diacylglycerol--glycerol-3-phosphate 3-phosphatidyltransferase; amino-acid sequence: MVRHLPNILSIFRVFDLIIVVLFLERGYRIWAFVFFVIGVLSDVLDGHIARKSKAITKIGKILDPLADKVLVVGILIALIRIMDIPYWMVIVIVFREFAVTGLRVVAASESVVISANVWGKLKTTSQFVALGLLILGYREIGVYMLFLAVVMTLISGYVYYREYFKDRDVFA
- a CDS encoding 4-hydroxybenzoate octaprenyltransferase gives rise to the protein MIKFEHTIFALPFAYIGMVMGFKSGFSFKVFLLVSIAMASARSAAMALNRIIDRKYDALNERTKNREIPAGKIKLSQAYIFTAISIVIFEVSTYFINDLAFRLSPIALFFVITYSYTKRFSLLCHLYLGATDAIAPLGGYVAAAGELTEPIWFLAIFVMFWIAGFDVLYALQDERFDREHGLHSIPVRFGTKGALFAAKLFHGIGFVFLILSIAEFGLSWIAYAGAIVVLGLLVVEHLLVDPNDPKKINIAFFNINSYISLVLLFAFVLGRYCCG
- a CDS encoding PilZ domain-containing protein, encoding MDNKRRDRRIKNRVVIYYKKLKEDEVESVKEEIYNRIEPEDSFSFFASLYNMDSRFGDLNKAFVLIMKEMDAKLNYIIELLRGDNPADTFKGFERSETCDLSSYGLSFKCGDCLEGDVIYGRVFLPIASHYAIKLLGRIVRVGGDGCVGMDIEHITAADRELIIHYMVYFERKLAKSKLNEQ
- a CDS encoding helix-turn-helix domain-containing protein, translated to MNSEFWILQAIFDLGLVGYILLSRYYEKKEREGLLRLIESLKNLVEKQKELINIANLRITDHQDRLNSILDDIRKKNTLLTELLSTIKNKTYQDDVKLRVISLKQEGKSVDEIAKQLNMSKGEVELIIKLYEGVE
- a CDS encoding P-II family nitrogen regulator, with the protein product MKKIEAIIKPFKLDAVKEGLMELGIKGLTVSEVKGYGRQKGHTEIYRGAEYVVDFLPKVKIEVVVEDEMVDSVVEKIIETAKTGKIGDGKIFIIPIEDAIRIRTSERGKDAI